Proteins encoded within one genomic window of Pieris brassicae chromosome 12, ilPieBrab1.1, whole genome shotgun sequence:
- the LOC123717208 gene encoding circadian clock-controlled protein daywake-like: protein MKFILVTVILVHHITAEHYKTKPSFVKTCSLSDPDFDDCSKTAVQLLFNALGPGLPEIDLPPLDPLKIPKIRILQGDGPVNVNAALDDVTVSGFGKTDVLLSQVDSKTYDFYTKVRVPKIRIEGTYDLKGKILLIPLVGRGRCWFEPSNMTIDIVSDVKLYEKDGFTFFNVTQVHVKYNIGVLKLYMHNLFDGISSLEESTNAYLNANWRPVSESLRPILSKTIEDILLGFMRQIFHNLPATFMIEDVKNNSLLSKKDDKK from the exons ATGAAGTTTATACTAGTTACAGTGATATTGGTACACCATATAACCGCGGAACACTATAAAACGAAGC cCAGCTTTGTTAAAACGTGTTCGTTGAGTGATCCCGATTTTGACGATTGCTCTAAAACAGCTGTACAATTATTGTTCAATGCATTGGGACCTG GTCTTCCAGAGATAGATTTGCCTCCATTAGACCCcttaaaaataccaaaaataagaatattacaGGGAGATGGCCCCGTTAATGTCAACGCAGCGCTTGACGATGTTACCGTGTCCGGCTTTGGTAAAACCGATGTTTTACTGAGTCA AGTGGACAGCAAAACATACGACTTTTACACAAAGGTACGAGTACCAAAAATAAGAATTGAAGGAACTTATGATTTAAAAGgaaaaattttattgataccTTTAGTTGGTCGTGGTCGGTGCTGGTTTGAGCCCA gtaACATGACAATTGATATCGTCAGTGACGtgaaattatatgaaaaagatGGATTTACGTTCTTTAACGTTACTCAGGttcatgttaaatataatattggagTTCTCAAACTGTATATGCACAATCTATTCGACGGAATTTCATCCTTAG aggAGAGTACGAACGCCTATTTAAACGCAAATTGGCGCCCTGTGTCCGAATCACTTCGACCAATTCTATCAAAAACAATAGAAGATATTCTACTTGGATTTATGCGGCAAATATTCCATAATTTACCTGCAACCTTTATGATAGAAGACgtgaaaaataatagtttattaagTAAGAAGGATGacaaaaaatag
- the LOC123717408 gene encoding uncharacterized protein LOC123717408 has translation MSSRPTTTATRTKKQNHANIPCPIEDCARFTYGKLPDHLTKIHGLTGAERDALNEQQRKRFFNGELCQVRYLKETAIRDLWGSDYDDPRIRAKIHQSYALVKIRIIPLAATQRSRPLTEQDANVLTAYNARTAPRPARVQRTRTRARPYAVPEANSVQSSLSSESSEDDSARSSLPLSPPPSSPSLPPSPAPYELQPVETRLRDIFDSKIDAGYKAVIDDMKKSMTMGRTLGTRKRKIYRTYRRYAKRLIAFLHRQHSPLAYDVDVLLCGERQVCAFLDNISREHKTKTLRHYIVGAIKLLDSRLFALERDPSCKEKVVSMNRVYEVLLARLNDCDRLLAQKEMSHHKETTPEDDDSEQEFDDAYDGLV, from the coding sequence ATGAGTTCGCGTCCGACTACAACCGCCACTCGTACGAAGAAACAAAACCATGCCAACATACCTTGTCCTATTGAAGATTGCGCAAGATTCACATATGGAAAACTACCAGATCATCTCACCAAGATCCACGGTCTCACAGGCGCCGAACGAGATGCGCTCAACGAGCAACAACGAAAGAGATTCTTCAATGGCGAACTATGCCAAGTCCGTTATCTCAAAGAAACAGCTATTAGAGACCTCTGGGGCTCAGATTACGATGACCCTCGCATTAGAGCTAAGATACATCAAAGCTATGCGCTAGTTAAAATACGCATTATTCCACTAGCAGCTACACAGAGAAGTCGGCCTCTGACTGAGCAAGACGCAAATGTTCTGACAGCTTACAATGCTAGAACCGCTCCAAGGCCCGCGCGTGTCCAACGAACTAGAACTCGAGCGAGACCTTATGCCGTACCAGAGGCGAATTCAGTTCAAAGTAGTTTGTCAAGCGAATCGAGTGAAGATGACAGTGCACGTAGCTCGTTGCCTTTATCACCGCCCCCATCGTCTCCGTCCCTACCGCCATCACCAGCTCCCTATGAACTACAACCTGTAGAAACACGACTTCGTGATATTTTTGACTCTAAAATTGACGCTGGCTACAAAGCTGTAATTGATGATATGAAGAAATCAATGACAATGGGCAGAACACTTGGTACTAGGAAACGAAAAATCTATAGAACATACCGCCGATATGCGAAGCGGCTAATAGCATTCTTACACCGGCAGCATTCCCCTTTAGCGTACGATGTTGACGTTTTGTTATGTGGTGAGagacaagtttgcgcgtttctAGACAACATAAGCCGAGAGCATAAAACTAAAACCTTGAGACACTACATTGTTGGCGCAATAAAGCTATTGGATTCGCGACTTTTCGCTTTAGAAAGAGATCCGTCGTGTAAAGAAAAGGTGGTTTCTATGAACCGTGTATATGAAGTTTTGCTCGCTCGACTTAACGATTGTGACCGGCTGCTGGCCCAAAAAGAAATGTCACATCATAAGGAAACAACACCTGAAGATGATGATTCCGAACAAGAATTTGACGATGCATACGATGGGCTAGTTTAA
- the LOC123717210 gene encoding myophilin gives MPPRNKDQEQEVLNWISAVLGEPLPNGAYEDVLRDGIVLCKLANKLSPGSVKKIQEKGTNFQLMENIQRFQAAIKKYGVPEEEIFQTADLFERRNIPQVTLCLYALGRITQKHPEFTGPQLGPKMAEKNERSFTEEQLRAHNAELNLQMGFNKGASQAGLGSFGNTRHM, from the exons ATGCCT ccCAGGAACAAGGATCAGGAGCAAGAAGTTCTCAACTGGATATCGGCTGTGCTTGGAGAGCCCTTGCCAAATGGCGCGTACGAAGACGTCCTTAGGGATGGTATTGTCCTGTGCAAGCTAGCGAATAAATTGTCACCGGGATCGGTTAAGAAAATCCAAGAAAAGGGCACAAACTTCCAGCTAATGGAAAATATCCAAAG gTTCCAAGCTGCGATTAAAAAGTATGGAGTACCCGAGGAAGAAATTTTCCAAACAGCTGATTTGTTTGAGAGGCGTAACATTCCGCAAGTGACATTATGCCTTTACGCATTGGGCAGGATT ACACAAAAGCACCCAGAATTCACCGGTCCTCAACTGGGTCCAAAGATGGCCGAAAAGAATGAGCGCTCATTCACAGAAGAACAACTAAGAGCCCATAACGCAGAATTAAACCTTCAAATGGGTTTCAACAAAGGTGCTTCTCAAGCTGGTTTGGGTTCATTTGGCAACACTCGtcatatgtaa